One window of the Eucalyptus grandis isolate ANBG69807.140 chromosome 8, ASM1654582v1, whole genome shotgun sequence genome contains the following:
- the LOC104456960 gene encoding LOW QUALITY PROTEIN: sulfate transporter 3.1 (The sequence of the model RefSeq protein was modified relative to this genomic sequence to represent the inferred CDS: inserted 1 base in 1 codon) has protein sequence MGNADYDEFPPVEGEADRCGSGVAIPPPRPFLKSLKNSLMETFFPDDPLRQFKGQPRSRRIMLGLQYVLPILEWGPRYTLEFLRADLVAGITIASLAIPQGISYAKLANLPPILGLYSSFVPPLVYAMMGSSRDLAVGTVAVASLLTASMLGKEVKASENPTLYLHLAFTATFIAGVFQASLGLLRLGFLVDFLSHATIVGFMAGAATVVCLQQLKGILGLTHFTHETDVISVMHSVFGQIHEWRWESGVLGCCFLFFLLLTRYFSKRKPKFFWISAMAPLTTVILGSLLVYLTHAEKHGVAVIGPLKKGLNPPSGMDLAFRSPYLTTAIKTGIVTGVIALAEGIAVGRSFAMFKNYHIDGNKEMIAFGMMNIAGSCTSCYLTTGPFSRSAVNFNAGCKTAVSNIVMAIAVMLTLLFLTPLFHYTPLVVLSSIIIAAMLGLIDYDAAIHLWKVDKFDFVVCITAYVGVVFGSVETGLVIAVAISLLRVLLFVARPKTFVQGRIPNCNAYRNIDQYPTAKNVPGILILEIDAPIYFANASYLRERISRWIDEEEDRLKAXGEADLQYVILDMAAVGGIDTSGISMFEEIKKTMERRDLKLVLANPGGDVMKKLSKSKFVENLGQEQFFLTVEQAVGACDFMLHKCKVDAETDESDEKWNNV, from the exons ATGGGTAATGCAGATTATGATGAGTTCCCTCCGGTGGAGGGCGAGGCGGATCGGTGCGGCAGTGGGGTGGCCATCCCGCCGCCCCGGCCATTCCTCAAGTCCCTGAAGAACTCCCTCATGGAGACTTTCTTCCCGGACGACCCGCTCCGGCAGTTCAAGGGGCAGCCGCGGTCGAGGCGAATCATGCTGGGGCTCCAGTACGTGCTCCCCATCCTTGAGTGGGGGCCACGGTACACCCTCGAGTTCCTGCGGGCCGACCTCGTGGCCGGCATCACCATCGCCAGCCTCGCCATCCCCCAGGGCATCAGCTACGCCAAGCTCGCCAACCTGCCCCCCATCCTCGGCCTAT ATTCGAGCTTTGTGCCGCCGTTGGTGTACGCGATGATGGGGAGCTCGAGAGATCTGGCGGTGGGGACGGTGGCGGTGGCATCGCTGCTTACGGCTTCCATGCTGGGGAAAGAAGTGAAAGCGTCTGAGAACCCGACGCTGTATCTCCACCTCGCCTTCACGGCCACCTTCATCGCCGGCGTCTTCCAAGCTTCCTTGGGCCTGTTGAG ACTAGGGTTTCTGGTGGATTTTCTATCGCACGCGACGATCGTGGGGTTCATGGCCGGAGCGGCGACGGTGGTGTGCCTTCAACAGCTGAAAGGCATTCTCGGCCTCACCCACTTCACTCACGAGACCGACGTCATCTCCGTCATGCACTCCGTCTTCGGCCAGATTCACGAG TGGCGATGGGAAAGTGGTGTCCTGGGGtgttgtttccttttcttcctccttctcacCAGATACTTT AGCAAGAGGAAACCCAAGTTCTTCTGGATATCAGCAATGGCTCCGCTGACGACGGTGATCCTGGGAAGTCTCCTGGTTTACCTAACCCACGCTGAAAAGCATGGCGTTGCAGTG ATTGGTCCATTGAAGAAGGGCCTGAACCCACCATCCGGCATGGATTTGGCATTTAGGTCTCCTTATCTTACCACGGCTATCAAAACTGGCATTGTCACGGGCGTTATAGCCCTAGCT GAGGGAATAGCAGTTGGAAGAAGCTTTGCCATGTTCAAGAATTACCACATTGATGGGAACAAAGAGATGATTGCATTTGGGATGATGAACATTGCTGGCTCTTGCACTTCTTGCTATCTCACCACTG GGCCATTTTCGCGATCGGCGGTGAACTTCAACGCGGGATGCAAGACAGCAGTGTCAAACATTGTCATGGCGATCGCCGTCATGTTGACATTGCTGTTCCTAACACCTCTGTTCCACTATACACCCCTCGTGGTGCTGTCGTCTATCATAATCGCCGCCATGCTTGGCCTGATAGACTACGATGCTGCCATCCACTTGTGGAAGGTCGACAAATTCGACTTCGTTGTTTGTATCACCGCCTATGTTGGCGTTGTGTTTGGCAGTGTCGAGACTGGCTTAGTCATAGCG GTAGCAATATCACTGCTCAGGGTATTACTCTTTGTTGCAAGGCCCAAAACTTTTGTTCAAGGAAGGATTCCAAACTGCAATGCCTACAGAAACATTGACCAGTACCCAACTGCCAAAAATGTGCCCGGAATCCTCATATTGGAGATCGACGCTCCGATTTACTTCGCTAACGCGAGCTACTTAAGAGAAAG GATCTCGAGGTGGattgacgaagaagaagaccggTTGAAAG TCGGGGAGGCCGATCTGCAATATGTTATCCTAGACATGGCAG CGGTAGGTGGAATTGATACCAGCGGTATAAGCATGTTTGAAGAGATCAAGAAAACCATGGAAAGAAGAGATCTCAAG CTGGTTTTGGCGAATCCGGGAGGCGACGTGATGAAGAAGCTAAGCAAGTCCAAGTTCGTCGAGAACTTAGGCCAAGAGCAGTTCTTCTTAACCGTCGAACAGGCGGTTGGGGCTTGCGATTTCATGCTTCACAAATGCAAAGTCGACGCAGAGACTGACGAATCCGATGAGAAGTGGAACAATGTCTGA